One genomic window of Micromonospora sp. WMMD1128 includes the following:
- a CDS encoding SCP2 sterol-binding domain-containing protein produces MTDFDPATFANVGPKEFAQLVKSTPDDKIAEIMSGEMRGKILSEVFSRMPTLFRADRAGATNAVIHWNITGRPDGGTDTYEIIIENGTCTVLETPTRDPKLSLTMGPVEFLKIVTGGANPVMMFMTGKLKAKGDLGLAANIANLFDMPKA; encoded by the coding sequence ATGACTGACTTCGACCCGGCCACCTTCGCGAACGTCGGCCCGAAGGAGTTCGCGCAGCTGGTCAAGTCCACCCCGGACGACAAGATCGCCGAGATCATGTCCGGTGAGATGCGCGGCAAGATCCTCAGCGAGGTCTTCAGCCGGATGCCCACGCTGTTCCGCGCCGACCGCGCCGGCGCCACGAACGCGGTCATCCACTGGAACATCACCGGCCGGCCGGACGGCGGCACCGACACCTACGAGATCATCATCGAGAACGGCACCTGCACCGTTCTGGAGACCCCGACCCGCGACCCGAAGCTCAGCCTCACCATGGGTCCGGTCGAATTCCTGAAGATCGTCACCGGCGGCGCCAACCCGGTGATGATGTTCATGACCGGCAAGCTGAAGGCCAAGGGCGACCTGGGCCTGGCCGCCAACATCGCCAACCTGTTCGACATGCCCAAGGCCTGA
- a CDS encoding DedA family protein — protein sequence MGDVLDLLHHTVTSPWVYLVIVAATAVDAFFPAVPGETVVITAGVFAAGGEPNLVAVIVTAALGALIGDHVSYAIGRGGGAHRLARLPADSRRRASSDWARRAVDRRGGMILTTARYVPGGRTAVTLTMGAVRYPPRSFLAYDALACGTWGTYCGLLGYFGGLAFEHNPLTGLLAGVGISLALTGLFEAARWARRRVRRRAATRR from the coding sequence ATGGGGGACGTGCTCGACCTGCTGCACCACACGGTGACCTCACCGTGGGTGTACCTGGTGATCGTCGCGGCCACGGCGGTCGACGCGTTCTTCCCGGCGGTGCCGGGTGAGACCGTGGTGATCACCGCGGGCGTCTTCGCGGCCGGCGGCGAGCCGAACCTGGTGGCGGTGATCGTGACCGCCGCGCTCGGCGCGCTGATCGGCGACCACGTCTCGTACGCCATCGGTCGCGGCGGCGGTGCGCACCGGCTGGCCCGCCTACCGGCGGACAGCCGGCGGCGGGCGAGTTCCGACTGGGCCCGCCGGGCGGTCGACCGGCGCGGCGGGATGATCCTGACCACCGCCCGGTACGTCCCCGGCGGCCGGACCGCGGTCACGCTCACCATGGGCGCGGTGCGCTACCCGCCGCGCTCGTTCCTGGCCTACGACGCGCTGGCCTGCGGCACCTGGGGAACCTACTGCGGTCTGCTCGGCTACTTCGGCGGCTTGGCCTTCGAGCACAACCCGCTCACCGGGCTGCTCGCCGGCGTCGGCATCTCGCTGGCGCTCACCGGGCTGTTCGAGGCCGCCCGCTGGGCCCGCCGCCGGGTCCGCCGCCGGGCCGCGACCCGTCGCTGA
- a CDS encoding histidine kinase: MTTWRGAVRRVEPHLPVLLALTVAAVTWASATGGLGVRAPLPGVVVLLVALATGAAVLASRPWVLPAVAAASWLLLAAWAPVVVASWRAGVGLRGRPLAAYLLGTVPVMLASVAVGGAMGGERRLVVATPGNAVLFYAWLVIAPAVAGLWIGARRDALAALRDRADRLEREQEAQAERVRVEERARIAREMHDVVAHRVSLMVVHAGALEVTTADPATVEAAALIRSTGRAALTDLREVLSVLRQGPPLPSPGWDAVDDLVRESRATGLRVSRADEGTPGPVPGAVARTVHRVVQEGLTNVRKHAPDAAVDVRLRHLADRIEVAVRNDPSDRPGPVLPGAGLGLVGLRERVELTGGRLTAGPTPAGGFLLCALVPVGEPT, encoded by the coding sequence GTGACCACCTGGAGGGGTGCCGTACGGCGCGTCGAGCCGCACCTTCCGGTGCTGCTGGCCCTGACGGTGGCCGCCGTGACCTGGGCCTCGGCGACCGGCGGGCTCGGCGTCCGCGCGCCGCTGCCGGGGGTGGTGGTCCTCCTGGTCGCGCTGGCCACGGGCGCCGCGGTGCTCGCGTCACGTCCCTGGGTGCTACCCGCCGTGGCCGCCGCGAGCTGGCTGCTCCTGGCCGCCTGGGCGCCCGTCGTGGTCGCCTCCTGGCGTGCCGGCGTCGGCCTGCGGGGTCGGCCGCTCGCCGCGTACCTGCTCGGGACGGTTCCCGTCATGCTCGCGTCCGTGGCGGTCGGCGGCGCGATGGGCGGCGAACGCCGCCTGGTCGTCGCCACCCCGGGCAACGCGGTGCTGTTCTACGCCTGGTTGGTGATCGCCCCGGCGGTGGCCGGGCTCTGGATCGGGGCCCGCCGGGACGCCCTGGCCGCCCTGCGGGACCGGGCCGACCGGCTGGAGCGCGAGCAGGAGGCGCAGGCCGAGCGGGTACGCGTCGAGGAACGGGCGCGGATCGCGCGGGAGATGCACGACGTCGTGGCGCACCGGGTCTCGCTCATGGTGGTGCACGCGGGCGCGCTGGAGGTGACCACCGCCGATCCGGCGACCGTCGAGGCGGCGGCGTTGATCCGGTCCACCGGCCGGGCCGCCCTGACCGACCTGCGCGAGGTGCTCAGCGTGCTGCGCCAGGGGCCCCCGCTGCCGTCTCCCGGCTGGGACGCGGTCGACGACCTGGTCCGCGAGTCGCGCGCCACCGGACTGCGGGTGAGCCGGGCGGACGAGGGTACGCCCGGGCCGGTGCCGGGCGCGGTGGCCCGGACCGTGCACCGGGTGGTCCAGGAAGGGCTGACCAACGTGCGGAAACATGCCCCGGACGCGGCGGTCGACGTGCGCCTGCGGCACCTGGCCGACCGGATCGAGGTCGCCGTCCGCAACGATCCGTCCGACCGTCCCGGCCCGGTCCTGCCCGGTGCCGGGCTGGGCCTGGTCGGCCTGCGGGAACGGGTCGAGTTGACCGGTGGGCGGCTGACGGCCGGGCCGACCCCGGCCGGGGGGTTCCTGCTGTGCGCGCTGGTGCCGGTCGGGGAGCCGACGTGA
- a CDS encoding response regulator transcription factor, translated as MIRVVIVDDEQLIRAGLRLILEAAPDIAVVGEAADGAEGVTVAERLRPNVVLLDVRMPGVGGLAAAPAIVAVGPKVVMLTTFDLDEYVHEALRAGAVGFLLKDTPPRELADAVRTVAAGNAMLAPTVTRRLISSFAERGPARREAARQRLAQLTEREAVIVREVARGDGNAEVARRVGASEATVKTHVSRALAKLGVANRVQLAILVHDADLLEDPVSDGWRPGGGPGGQVSDGSRPGGGPGGGPSGRPRTAR; from the coding sequence GTGATCCGGGTGGTGATCGTGGACGACGAGCAGCTCATCCGGGCCGGGCTGCGACTGATCCTGGAGGCCGCGCCGGACATCGCCGTGGTCGGCGAGGCCGCCGACGGGGCCGAGGGGGTGACGGTCGCCGAGCGGCTGCGGCCCAACGTGGTGCTGCTGGACGTCCGCATGCCCGGCGTCGGTGGGCTGGCCGCGGCCCCGGCGATCGTGGCCGTCGGGCCGAAGGTGGTCATGTTGACCACCTTCGACCTGGACGAGTACGTGCACGAGGCACTCCGCGCCGGGGCGGTCGGCTTCCTGCTCAAGGACACCCCGCCCCGGGAACTCGCGGACGCCGTCCGGACGGTCGCCGCCGGCAACGCCATGCTCGCGCCGACGGTCACCAGGCGGTTGATCAGCTCCTTCGCCGAGCGGGGTCCGGCGCGGCGGGAGGCCGCCCGGCAGCGGCTGGCCCAGCTCACCGAACGGGAGGCGGTGATCGTCCGGGAGGTGGCCCGGGGGGACGGGAACGCCGAGGTGGCCCGCCGGGTCGGTGCCAGCGAGGCGACCGTGAAGACGCATGTGAGCCGCGCGTTGGCCAAGCTCGGCGTGGCCAACCGGGTGCAGCTCGCCATCCTGGTCCACGACGCCGACCTGCTGGAGGATCCGGTCAGCGACGGGTGGCGGCCCGGCGGCGGGCCCGGCGGGCAGGTCAGCGACGGGTCGCGGCCCGGCGGCGGACCCGGCGGCGGGCCCAGCGGGCGGCCTCGAACAGCCCGGTGA
- a CDS encoding adenylosuccinate synthetase, protein MNHVMVVDLGYGDAGKGTVVDLLCATRPVHTVVRFNGGAQAAHNVVLRDGRAHTFAQFGAGTFRPGVRTHLARHVVVDPLALAAEADHLAAVGVPDALDRLTVDGEALLATPYHRAANRAREIARGADRHGSCGLGVGEAVAYGLAHPDEAPRVADCREPAVLRRRLAALRDRLTAELGPLDAPPVADCLPAYAAFADRVAIVDRTWLAGALRAGTCVFEGAQGVLLDEWHGFHPYTTWSTTTFANAEALLAEAGMAGAAQRLGVLRVTTTRHGPGPLVTEDPALPFTDPRNPTNAWQGRFRFGHFDAVAHRYALAVADGVDGLALTHLDLAGPALRICRRYADGPDRLVPGRPGDLDRQAALTARLMRARPVLDEAPADWPAVVEEALGAPVLLTSHGPTAEAKAGALVNAFCIGRAPA, encoded by the coding sequence GTGAACCACGTGATGGTGGTCGACCTCGGCTACGGCGACGCCGGCAAGGGCACGGTCGTCGACCTGCTCTGCGCCACCCGGCCGGTGCACACGGTGGTGCGCTTCAACGGGGGCGCGCAGGCGGCGCACAACGTCGTGCTGCGCGACGGGCGGGCGCACACGTTCGCGCAGTTCGGGGCCGGGACGTTCCGCCCCGGCGTACGGACGCACCTGGCCCGGCACGTGGTGGTGGACCCGCTGGCGCTGGCCGCCGAGGCCGACCACCTCGCGGCGGTCGGGGTGCCCGACGCGCTCGACCGGTTGACCGTGGACGGGGAGGCGCTGCTGGCCACCCCGTACCACCGGGCGGCCAACCGGGCCCGGGAGATCGCCCGGGGAGCCGACCGGCACGGCTCCTGCGGGCTGGGGGTGGGCGAGGCCGTCGCGTACGGCCTCGCCCACCCCGACGAGGCGCCCCGGGTGGCCGACTGCCGCGAGCCGGCGGTGCTGCGCCGCCGGCTCGCCGCGCTGCGCGACCGGCTCACCGCCGAACTCGGGCCGCTCGACGCGCCGCCGGTCGCCGACTGCCTGCCCGCGTACGCCGCCTTCGCCGACCGGGTGGCGATCGTCGACCGGACCTGGCTGGCCGGGGCGCTGCGTGCCGGCACCTGTGTCTTCGAGGGGGCGCAGGGGGTGCTGCTCGACGAGTGGCACGGCTTCCACCCGTACACGACGTGGAGCACCACGACGTTCGCCAACGCCGAGGCGCTGCTCGCCGAGGCCGGGATGGCCGGGGCCGCCCAGCGGCTCGGGGTGCTGCGGGTGACCACCACCCGGCACGGCCCCGGGCCGCTCGTCACCGAGGACCCGGCGCTGCCGTTCACCGACCCGCGCAACCCGACGAACGCCTGGCAGGGCCGGTTCCGGTTCGGGCACTTCGACGCCGTCGCCCACAGGTACGCGCTTGCGGTGGCCGACGGCGTGGACGGGCTGGCCCTGACCCACCTCGACCTGGCCGGCCCGGCCCTGCGGATCTGCCGCCGCTACGCCGACGGCCCCGACCGGCTCGTCCCCGGCCGCCCCGGTGACCTGGACCGGCAGGCGGCGCTCACCGCGCGGCTGATGCGGGCGCGCCCGGTGCTCGACGAGGCGCCGGCCGACTGGCCGGCGGTAGTCGAGGAGGCGCTCGGCGCCCCCGTGCTGCTGACGTCGCACGGCCCCACCGCTGAAGCGAAGGCGGGGGCCCTTGTTAACGCTTTTTGTATAGGAAGGGCCCCCGCCTAA
- a CDS encoding TetR/AcrR family transcriptional regulator, translating to MSSTPAFKRLPRAVREQQMLDAAVKVFSRRGFHAASMDEIADDAGISKPMVYAYLGTKEELFIACLHREGTRMMEAIAGAAAPDLPADERLWRGLRAFFGFVGEHRDGWAVLYRQARGSQPFAGELATMRGRLVEVVAGMLDHALRTSGREVGATDLEVVAYALVGASESLADWLADHPEADAEKTATRMMNVAWLGADQLLRGVTYHPAGG from the coding sequence GTGTCCAGCACACCGGCGTTCAAGCGCCTGCCCCGCGCCGTACGCGAGCAGCAGATGCTCGACGCGGCGGTCAAGGTCTTCTCCCGTCGGGGCTTCCACGCCGCCAGCATGGACGAGATCGCCGACGACGCCGGCATCTCCAAGCCGATGGTCTACGCCTACCTCGGCACCAAGGAAGAGCTCTTCATCGCCTGCCTGCACCGCGAGGGCACCCGGATGATGGAGGCCATCGCCGGGGCCGCCGCCCCCGACCTGCCCGCCGACGAGCGGCTCTGGCGCGGGCTGCGCGCGTTCTTCGGTTTCGTCGGCGAGCACCGGGACGGCTGGGCGGTGCTCTACCGGCAGGCCCGCGGCTCCCAGCCGTTCGCCGGCGAACTCGCCACCATGCGCGGCCGGCTGGTCGAGGTGGTCGCCGGGATGCTCGACCACGCGCTGCGCACCTCCGGCCGCGAGGTCGGCGCGACCGACCTGGAAGTGGTCGCGTACGCGCTCGTCGGCGCCAGCGAGTCGCTCGCCGACTGGCTGGCCGACCACCCGGAAGCCGACGCGGAGAAGACCGCCACCCGGATGATGAACGTCGCCTGGCTCGGCGCCGACCAGCTCCTGCGCGGCGTCACCTATCACCCCGCTGGGGGGTAA
- a CDS encoding DedA family protein, which translates to MDAVLDLFHDTISSPWVYLALFTIAVVDGFFPVVPSETAVITAGVFAATGQPDLPLVIGVAALGALVGDHVSYAIGRHGGARLLDRLPRDSRRWIAVDRARRGIAVRGGLILTVARYVPGGRTAVTLTMGATRFPRRRFLAFDALAAATWGTYSASVGYLGGLAFEQDPIRGLLFGLGLALTVTLVVEVVRWSRSRRRSARLLKGAPASTESVKKGPLLTPQRGDR; encoded by the coding sequence ATGGATGCCGTCCTCGACCTGTTCCACGACACGATCTCCTCGCCCTGGGTCTATCTGGCGCTGTTCACCATCGCCGTGGTGGACGGGTTCTTCCCCGTCGTACCGAGCGAGACCGCCGTCATCACCGCCGGCGTGTTCGCCGCCACCGGCCAGCCCGACCTGCCGCTGGTGATCGGCGTGGCCGCGCTCGGCGCGCTTGTCGGCGACCACGTCTCGTACGCGATCGGCCGGCACGGCGGCGCGCGGCTGCTGGATCGCCTGCCCCGGGACAGCCGGCGGTGGATCGCGGTGGACCGGGCCCGGCGGGGCATCGCGGTACGCGGTGGCCTCATCCTCACCGTGGCCCGGTACGTGCCGGGCGGCCGGACCGCCGTGACCCTCACCATGGGCGCGACCCGGTTCCCCCGCCGGCGGTTCCTCGCCTTCGACGCGCTGGCCGCCGCCACCTGGGGCACCTACTCGGCGTCGGTCGGCTATCTCGGCGGGCTCGCCTTCGAGCAGGATCCGATCCGCGGCCTGCTGTTCGGGCTGGGGCTGGCCCTCACCGTGACCCTGGTGGTGGAGGTGGTGCGCTGGTCACGGAGCCGCCGCCGGTCGGCGCGGTTGTTAAAAGGGGCCCCCGCCTCTACCGAAAGCGTTAAGAAGGGGCCCCTCCTTACCCCCCAGCGGGGTGATAGGTGA
- a CDS encoding acyl-CoA dehydrogenase family protein yields the protein MAEFSLDLNEEQRDLRDWVHGFAAEVVRPAAAEWDAREETPWPVIQEAAKVGLYGFEFLATCWADPTGLSLPIASEELFWGDAGIGLSIFGTALAVAGIYGAGTPDQLVEWVPQCFGDADSPAVAAFCTTEPEAGSDVGSMRTRAVYDQAADEWVLNGQKAYATNGGIAGVHVVTASVEPELGSRGQAAFVVPPGTPGLAATRKLRKLGLRASHTADVFLDDVRVPGRCLLGGKDALDERLARARTGQRASGQAAMRTFELSRPTVGAQALGVARAAYEYALDYAKERVQFGRPIIENQAVAFALADMKMEIDAARLLVWRASWMGRNNRPFTAGEGSMSKLKAGEVAVSVTDRAVQLLGGAGFLRDHPVERWYRDAKIYTIFEGTSEIQRLVISRAISGMQIR from the coding sequence GTGGCCGAGTTCTCGCTTGACCTGAACGAGGAACAGCGGGACCTTCGCGACTGGGTGCACGGCTTCGCCGCCGAGGTCGTGCGCCCGGCCGCCGCCGAGTGGGACGCCCGGGAGGAGACTCCCTGGCCGGTCATCCAGGAGGCGGCGAAGGTCGGCCTGTACGGGTTCGAGTTCCTCGCCACCTGCTGGGCCGACCCCACCGGCCTCTCCCTGCCGATCGCCAGCGAGGAACTCTTCTGGGGCGACGCCGGCATCGGCCTGAGCATCTTCGGCACCGCCCTCGCGGTGGCCGGGATCTACGGCGCCGGCACCCCGGACCAACTCGTCGAGTGGGTGCCGCAGTGCTTCGGCGACGCCGACTCCCCGGCCGTCGCCGCGTTCTGCACCACCGAGCCGGAGGCCGGCTCCGACGTCGGGTCGATGCGGACCCGCGCCGTCTACGACCAGGCCGCCGACGAGTGGGTGCTCAACGGGCAGAAGGCGTACGCCACCAACGGCGGCATCGCCGGGGTGCACGTGGTCACCGCCTCGGTCGAACCCGAGCTGGGTTCGCGCGGGCAGGCCGCGTTCGTCGTACCGCCGGGCACCCCCGGCCTCGCCGCCACCCGCAAGCTGCGCAAGCTGGGGCTGCGCGCCTCGCACACCGCCGACGTCTTCCTCGACGACGTCCGGGTGCCGGGCCGCTGCCTGCTCGGGGGCAAGGACGCCCTCGACGAGCGGCTGGCCCGGGCCCGCACCGGTCAACGCGCCTCCGGCCAGGCGGCGATGCGCACGTTCGAGCTGTCCCGCCCGACGGTCGGCGCGCAGGCGCTCGGGGTGGCCCGCGCCGCCTACGAGTACGCGCTCGACTACGCCAAGGAGCGGGTGCAGTTCGGGCGGCCGATCATCGAGAACCAGGCGGTCGCGTTCGCGCTCGCCGACATGAAGATGGAGATCGACGCCGCCCGGCTGCTGGTGTGGCGGGCCTCCTGGATGGGCCGCAACAACCGGCCGTTCACCGCCGGCGAGGGTTCGATGTCCAAGCTGAAGGCCGGCGAGGTGGCGGTCTCGGTGACCGACCGGGCGGTCCAGCTCCTCGGCGGGGCGGGCTTCCTGCGCGACCACCCGGTCGAGCGGTGGTACCGGGACGCCAAGATCTACACCATCTTCGAGGGCACCTCCGAGATCCAGCGGCTGGTCATCTCCCGGGCGATCTCCGGGATGCAGATCCGCTGA